The following are from one region of the Natronosporangium hydrolyticum genome:
- a CDS encoding ATP-dependent DNA helicase UvrD2: protein MADDAAAQVLAGLDPEQRAAVTAPAGPVCILAGAGTGKTRAITRRIAYRVVSGEIDPRRILAVTFTARAAGQLRERLAQLGADGVQARTFHAAGLRQLRYFAPRLLAGRQMPELVDSKARLVTLAAARASLRADRTTARDLASEIEWAKANLVEPGEYAAAAVKAQREPPFEAAKVGEVFTAYEELKRARGLIDFEDMLRAAVWGIEEHPDVAEQIRSQYRHFVVDEYQDVNPLQQRLLDAWLGGRRDLTVVGDASQTIYSFTGASATYLVDFPRRFRDAVVVRLVRDYRSTPQVVTLANNVISQARGGEARLRVALQGQRPPGPEPDLRIFSDEPAEAAAVAARCRELVAAGTPAREIAVLFRTNAQSQAYEEALAEVGVPAVVTGAARFFERPEVRQATMALRAAAKSPPVPDEPLPAQVTEALVATGWQPDAPPGGGAARERWEALAALVTLAEEVASSSLADFCAELARREAIQHTPTVEGVTLASLHSAKGLEWDAVFLVGLAEGTLPTTYARTDEAVEEERRLLYVGITRARQWLWLSYGQSRSPGGRARRPCRFLPQLAGSAAASDSGDPAQRRAARRRNQVVACRVCGATLFAGADRKLGRCPDCPSDRDEELYERLREWRRVVAGEQHVPAYVVFTDATMAALAERSPQTVAELSAIGGIGPRKIEQYGEAVIALVAGASVAQVTNLPPPQ from the coding sequence GTGGCGGATGACGCAGCGGCGCAGGTGTTGGCAGGGCTGGACCCGGAGCAACGGGCCGCGGTGACCGCACCGGCCGGACCGGTCTGCATCCTGGCCGGTGCCGGCACCGGCAAGACCAGGGCGATCACTCGGCGAATCGCGTACCGAGTGGTCAGCGGTGAGATCGACCCGAGACGCATCCTCGCGGTGACCTTCACCGCCCGGGCCGCCGGCCAGCTGCGGGAGCGGCTGGCCCAGCTGGGCGCCGACGGGGTGCAGGCGCGCACCTTCCACGCCGCCGGGCTGCGGCAGCTGCGTTACTTCGCCCCCCGGCTGCTCGCCGGCCGGCAGATGCCGGAGCTGGTCGATAGTAAGGCCCGGCTGGTGACGCTGGCGGCGGCCCGGGCCAGTCTGCGGGCAGACCGGACCACCGCCCGGGACCTGGCCAGTGAGATCGAATGGGCCAAGGCGAACCTGGTCGAGCCGGGAGAGTATGCCGCTGCGGCGGTCAAGGCACAGCGGGAACCCCCGTTCGAGGCGGCGAAGGTGGGCGAGGTCTTCACCGCGTACGAGGAGTTGAAGCGTGCCCGCGGGTTGATCGACTTCGAGGACATGCTGCGGGCGGCGGTCTGGGGGATCGAGGAGCACCCGGACGTCGCCGAGCAGATCCGCTCCCAGTACCGCCACTTCGTGGTCGACGAGTATCAGGACGTCAACCCGCTGCAGCAACGGCTGCTCGACGCCTGGCTCGGCGGGCGCCGGGACCTGACCGTAGTCGGCGACGCCAGTCAGACGATCTACTCGTTCACCGGCGCGAGCGCTACCTATCTGGTGGACTTTCCGCGGCGGTTCCGGGACGCGGTGGTGGTCCGGCTGGTCCGCGACTATCGCTCCACGCCGCAGGTGGTGACGCTCGCTAACAACGTCATCTCCCAGGCCCGCGGGGGCGAAGCCCGGCTGCGGGTGGCGTTGCAGGGGCAACGGCCGCCGGGGCCGGAGCCCGACCTGCGGATCTTCTCTGACGAGCCGGCCGAGGCGGCGGCGGTCGCCGCGCGCTGCCGAGAACTGGTCGCCGCGGGCACCCCCGCGCGCGAGATCGCGGTGCTGTTCCGGACCAATGCCCAATCCCAGGCGTACGAGGAGGCGCTGGCGGAGGTCGGAGTGCCGGCGGTGGTGACCGGCGCTGCGCGGTTCTTCGAACGGCCGGAGGTACGGCAGGCGACGATGGCGCTGCGGGCCGCCGCGAAGAGCCCGCCGGTGCCGGACGAGCCGCTGCCGGCGCAGGTTACCGAGGCGCTGGTGGCGACCGGTTGGCAGCCGGACGCGCCGCCCGGCGGCGGCGCCGCCCGCGAACGGTGGGAGGCGCTGGCCGCGCTGGTGACGCTCGCGGAGGAGGTGGCCTCGTCGTCGTTGGCGGACTTCTGTGCCGAACTGGCGCGGCGGGAAGCTATCCAACACACCCCTACTGTGGAGGGCGTGACGTTGGCGAGCCTGCACTCGGCCAAAGGGTTGGAGTGGGACGCGGTGTTCCTGGTCGGACTCGCCGAAGGCACCCTGCCGACCACGTACGCCCGGACCGACGAGGCGGTCGAGGAGGAGCGCCGGCTGCTCTACGTCGGGATCACCCGGGCCCGCCAGTGGCTGTGGTTGTCGTACGGGCAGTCCCGTTCGCCGGGCGGGCGGGCCCGGCGGCCGTGCCGGTTCCTGCCGCAGCTGGCCGGCTCCGCGGCGGCTTCGGACAGCGGCGATCCCGCGCAGCGGCGGGCGGCCCGGCGCCGCAATCAGGTGGTCGCGTGCCGGGTCTGCGGCGCGACGCTGTTCGCCGGTGCGGACCGCAAGCTGGGCCGGTGCCCTGACTGCCCGTCCGATCGCGACGAAGAGCTCTACGAGCGGTTGCGGGAGTGGCGGCGGGTGGTCGCCGGCGAGCAGCACGTCCCGGCGTACGTCGTCTTCACCGATGCGACGATGGCGGCGTTGGCAGAGCGTTCGCCGCAGACGGTGGCGGAGCTCTCCGCGATCGGTGGGATCGGCCCCCGCAAGATCGAGCAGTACGGCGAGGCCGTGATCGCGTTGGTGGCGGGCGCTTCCGTGGCCCAGGTAACAAATTTGCCACCACCCCAGTAA
- a CDS encoding WhiB family transcriptional regulator — translation MSLAPAPTLRPAPRVGQDALPCRNFDPDLWFSDAPAQLELAKSLCGGCPLRLECLAGAAERQEPWGVWGGEIFEHGQVVARKRPRGRPRKEDVARDAALRDEAAARTARAVEAVDARQALRLAA, via the coding sequence ATGAGCCTGGCGCCGGCGCCAACGCTACGGCCCGCCCCACGGGTCGGGCAGGACGCGCTGCCCTGCCGGAACTTCGACCCTGACCTGTGGTTCTCTGACGCCCCGGCGCAGCTGGAGCTGGCGAAGTCGCTCTGCGGCGGTTGCCCGCTGCGGCTGGAGTGCCTGGCCGGAGCGGCGGAACGACAGGAGCCCTGGGGTGTCTGGGGCGGCGAGATCTTCGAGCACGGACAGGTCGTGGCCCGCAAGCGGCCGCGTGGCCGGCCGCGCAAGGAGGATGTCGCCCGCGACGCCGCGCTGCGGGATGAGGCCGCAGCCCGAACCGCCCGCGCAGTCGAGGCGGTCGACGCACGTCAAGCATTGCGACTGGCCGCCTGA
- a CDS encoding ABC1 kinase family protein, translating to MSDIPRRAVNRTARLAGLPLGFAGRAALGLGRRVTGFATEVITPEVQHRTAEHLFRVLGELKGGAMKVGQAMSIFEAALPEELAGPYRQALTKLQEAAPPMPAATVHKVLTEQLGADWQERLVEFEDEPAAAASIGQVHRGSWRDETGTIRRVAVKVQYPGAGEALTSDLAQLSRMAGLFRVIQPGIDAKPLVTELRARVGEELDYQLEAESQRAFAAAYADDEEIMVPAVVAAADRVLVTEWLDGTPLAEIIAEGSPEQRDHAGRLLAVLHFSAPQRAGLLHADPHPGNFRILADGRLGVVDFGAVARLPEGHPEPIGRLVRLALDGDADGVFQGLRDEGFIKPDIDVDPAEVLAYLLPMLEPVRADQFQFTRAWLRNEAARIASPRSPAYSLGRQLTLPPSYLLIHRVTMGSIGVLCQLEAAAAYRAVLERWLPGFVATE from the coding sequence ATGAGTGATATCCCCCGCCGAGCGGTCAACCGCACTGCCCGCCTCGCGGGCCTACCGCTGGGGTTCGCAGGCCGGGCCGCGCTCGGCCTCGGCCGCCGGGTGACCGGCTTCGCCACCGAGGTGATCACACCGGAGGTGCAGCACCGCACCGCCGAACACCTGTTCCGGGTGCTCGGGGAGCTCAAGGGCGGCGCCATGAAGGTCGGCCAGGCGATGAGTATCTTCGAAGCCGCACTGCCGGAGGAGCTCGCCGGGCCCTACCGGCAGGCGCTGACGAAGCTGCAGGAGGCCGCACCGCCGATGCCGGCGGCCACGGTGCACAAGGTCCTCACCGAGCAGCTCGGTGCGGACTGGCAGGAGCGCCTCGTCGAGTTCGAGGACGAGCCCGCCGCCGCGGCGAGCATCGGTCAGGTCCACCGCGGCAGCTGGCGGGACGAGACCGGAACCATCCGCCGGGTCGCGGTGAAGGTGCAGTACCCGGGCGCCGGGGAGGCGCTCACCTCCGATCTGGCGCAGCTGTCCCGGATGGCCGGGTTGTTCCGGGTGATTCAACCCGGGATCGACGCCAAGCCGCTCGTCACCGAGTTGCGGGCCCGCGTCGGCGAAGAGCTCGACTACCAGCTGGAGGCGGAGTCGCAACGGGCCTTCGCCGCGGCCTACGCCGACGACGAGGAGATCATGGTGCCCGCGGTCGTCGCCGCCGCCGACCGGGTGCTGGTGACCGAGTGGCTCGACGGCACCCCACTGGCGGAGATCATCGCGGAGGGGTCACCGGAACAGCGCGACCACGCCGGTCGATTGCTGGCGGTGCTGCACTTCTCGGCCCCGCAGCGGGCCGGTCTGTTACACGCCGATCCGCACCCGGGCAACTTCCGGATCCTCGCCGACGGGCGGTTGGGCGTGGTGGACTTCGGCGCGGTCGCCCGCCTGCCGGAGGGCCACCCGGAGCCGATCGGGCGGCTGGTCCGGCTGGCGCTCGACGGCGACGCCGACGGCGTCTTCCAAGGGCTGCGCGACGAGGGATTCATCAAGCCGGATATCGACGTAGACCCGGCCGAGGTCCTCGCCTATCTGCTGCCCATGTTGGAGCCGGTCCGGGCGGATCAATTCCAGTTCACCCGCGCCTGGCTGCGCAACGAGGCGGCCCGGATCGCGAGCCCTCGCAGTCCGGCCTACTCGCTCGGACGACAGTTGACGTTGCCGCCGTCCTACTTGCTCATCCATCGGGTGACTATGGGCTCGATCGGGGTGCTGTGCCAGTTGGAGGCGGCGGCGGCCTACCGCGCCGTACTGGAGCGCTGGCTACCCGGTTTCGTGGCGACCGAGTAA
- a CDS encoding DUF5679 domain-containing protein, whose amino-acid sequence MAETAQTYNGYCVKCKEKRDFEGTVAISKTGMRMAKGPCPVCGTTVNRILGRA is encoded by the coding sequence GTGGCCGAAACGGCCCAGACGTACAACGGTTACTGTGTCAAGTGCAAGGAGAAGCGGGACTTCGAGGGCACCGTCGCCATCTCAAAGACCGGAATGCGAATGGCGAAAGGGCCCTGCCCGGTCTGCGGCACCACCGTCAACCGGATCCTCGGCCGCGCCTGA
- a CDS encoding M48 family metallopeptidase, which translates to MGSKPVVEVRRSRRRRRTVSAYRDGERVVVLIPDRFSRAEESEWVDRMLARLAARHAGAAHSDEELAARARRLADRYLAEYALSPASVRWVSNQRSRWGSCTPEDGTIRISERLRAMPEWVLDYVLLHELVHLIVPTHGSYFWALVGRYPKSERARGYLEGISAAATG; encoded by the coding sequence ATGGGCAGTAAGCCGGTGGTCGAAGTGCGGCGCAGCCGACGTCGTCGACGCACCGTGTCCGCATATCGGGACGGCGAGCGAGTGGTCGTGCTCATTCCGGACCGGTTCTCCCGCGCGGAGGAGAGCGAATGGGTCGACCGGATGCTCGCCCGGCTCGCGGCCCGGCACGCCGGGGCCGCCCACTCCGACGAAGAGCTGGCGGCCCGGGCTCGGCGGCTGGCCGACCGCTACCTCGCCGAGTACGCACTCTCGCCCGCGAGTGTGCGCTGGGTCTCCAATCAGCGCAGCCGTTGGGGCTCCTGCACCCCGGAAGACGGCACGATCCGGATCTCCGAGCGGCTGCGGGCGATGCCCGAATGGGTCCTCGACTACGTGTTGTTGCACGAGCTGGTGCACCTGATCGTCCCTACGCACGGCAGTTACTTCTGGGCGCTGGTCGGGCGGTATCCGAAGAGCGAACGCGCCCGCGGCTACCTCGAAGGCATCTCGGCGGCCGCCACCGGCTGA
- a CDS encoding zinc-dependent metalloprotease produces the protein MADNPFGFAMPGGQPPDPTDPQQMQQLLAQLQQLLAGPGAAGPVNWELARQVAASHLNSTGDPAVPATEREQVVEALRLADLWLDPTTSLPSGVRTGEAWNRNEWIYHTLEVWQKLCDPVASRMVGAMNDLVPPEAQGSLGPMQTMVKALGGALFGGQLGQALGSLAAEVLSAGDIGLPLGPAGTAALIPANINAYGEGLSIDAEEVRLYVALREAAHQRLFGHVPWLRAHVLGAVEAYAAGIRVDREAVEEAMSQFDPADPESMRQLQVEGIFSPDSTPEQTAALTRLETALALVEGWVCEVVDAAATDRLPAMVRLSEAFRRRRAAGGPAEQTFAALVGLELRPRRLREAATLWRALTEHRGVDGRDSLWDHPDLLPTADDFGDPEGFASRSPELEFPPEEN, from the coding sequence GTGGCAGACAACCCGTTCGGCTTCGCCATGCCTGGCGGACAACCACCGGACCCGACCGACCCGCAACAGATGCAGCAACTGCTCGCGCAGTTGCAACAACTGCTCGCCGGCCCCGGCGCCGCCGGCCCGGTGAACTGGGAGCTGGCCCGCCAGGTCGCGGCCAGCCACCTCAACTCCACCGGCGACCCGGCGGTCCCCGCCACCGAGCGGGAGCAGGTCGTGGAGGCGCTGCGCCTGGCCGACCTGTGGCTGGACCCGACCACGTCGCTGCCCTCCGGCGTGCGCACCGGCGAGGCCTGGAACCGCAACGAGTGGATCTACCACACGCTCGAGGTGTGGCAGAAGCTCTGTGATCCGGTCGCCTCCCGCATGGTCGGCGCCATGAACGACCTGGTGCCACCGGAGGCGCAGGGCAGCCTCGGGCCGATGCAGACCATGGTGAAGGCGCTCGGCGGCGCGCTCTTCGGTGGCCAGCTCGGGCAGGCGCTCGGGTCGCTCGCGGCGGAGGTGCTCTCCGCCGGCGACATCGGGCTGCCGCTCGGCCCCGCGGGCACGGCGGCGCTGATCCCGGCCAACATCAACGCCTACGGCGAAGGTCTCTCCATCGACGCTGAAGAGGTACGCCTCTACGTCGCCCTCCGGGAGGCCGCCCACCAGCGGCTCTTCGGCCATGTGCCGTGGCTGCGGGCGCATGTGCTCGGCGCGGTCGAGGCGTACGCGGCCGGGATCCGGGTCGACCGGGAGGCGGTCGAGGAGGCGATGAGCCAGTTCGACCCCGCCGACCCGGAATCGATGCGACAGCTCCAGGTCGAGGGGATCTTCTCGCCGGACTCCACCCCGGAGCAGACCGCCGCGCTGACCCGGCTGGAGACCGCGCTCGCCCTGGTGGAGGGTTGGGTCTGCGAGGTGGTCGACGCTGCCGCCACCGACCGGCTGCCCGCCATGGTGCGCCTCTCCGAGGCGTTCCGGCGGCGCCGGGCCGCCGGTGGCCCGGCGGAGCAGACCTTCGCCGCGCTGGTCGGTCTGGAGCTGCGGCCCCGCCGGCTGCGGGAGGCCGCGACGCTCTGGCGCGCGTTGACCGAACACCGCGGAGTGGACGGTCGGGACAGTCTGTGGGACCACCCGGATCTGCTCCCCACCGCCGACGACTTCGGCGACCCGGAGGGCTTCGCCAGCCGTTCGCCCGAGCTGGAGTTCCCGCCGGAGGAGAACTGA
- a CDS encoding PDZ domain-containing protein yields the protein MQRRGITVLVGALIVMVLSFGVMLAPVPYVVLQPGPTWNTLGEGAEGGQVIEIDGADTADSAGELHLTTVSVQPEVSLLTALGAWLDGEEAVVPEELVYPPDQTREQVEQRNAEQFSRSQTSAEAAALSHLGYPTQVAVMGVVEGAPADGVLEAGDVITEVDGVAISEASQLQEQVAAGEAGSTLRVEYLRDGEPGSAELTTEGADDGTPRIGVEITHEFDVPFELSIQLDRIGGPSAGLMFALGIIDKLQDEDLTGGETIAGTGSIDELGQVGAIGGIPQKLVAARELGASAFLVPSANCAEALANPQPGLTLVRVDTLDDALTALADLRADREPVAC from the coding sequence ATGCAACGTCGCGGGATCACGGTGTTGGTTGGCGCCCTCATCGTCATGGTGCTCAGCTTCGGGGTGATGCTCGCCCCGGTGCCGTACGTGGTGCTCCAACCCGGTCCGACCTGGAACACCCTGGGCGAGGGGGCCGAGGGTGGTCAGGTCATCGAGATCGACGGCGCCGACACCGCCGACTCCGCCGGCGAGCTGCACCTCACCACCGTCTCGGTGCAGCCGGAGGTCAGCCTGCTCACCGCCCTCGGTGCCTGGCTCGACGGCGAAGAGGCGGTGGTTCCCGAAGAGCTCGTCTACCCGCCGGACCAGACCCGGGAGCAGGTCGAGCAACGCAACGCCGAACAGTTCTCGCGGTCGCAGACCAGCGCCGAAGCGGCTGCGTTGTCGCACCTCGGCTACCCCACGCAGGTCGCGGTGATGGGGGTGGTCGAGGGGGCGCCCGCCGACGGGGTGCTCGAGGCCGGCGACGTGATCACCGAGGTGGACGGGGTGGCGATCAGCGAGGCGAGCCAGTTGCAGGAGCAGGTGGCGGCCGGCGAGGCCGGGAGCACGCTGCGGGTGGAGTATCTCCGCGACGGTGAGCCCGGGTCCGCCGAGCTGACCACCGAGGGTGCCGACGACGGCACCCCCCGGATCGGGGTGGAGATCACCCACGAGTTCGATGTCCCGTTCGAGCTGAGCATCCAGCTGGACCGGATCGGTGGTCCCAGCGCCGGGTTGATGTTCGCGCTCGGCATAATCGACAAGCTTCAGGACGAAGACCTCACCGGCGGCGAAACCATCGCGGGCACCGGGTCCATTGACGAGCTGGGGCAGGTGGGTGCGATCGGGGGCATTCCGCAGAAGCTGGTCGCCGCGCGAGAGCTGGGCGCCAGCGCGTTCCTGGTCCCCTCGGCGAACTGCGCGGAGGCGTTGGCCAACCCACAACCAGGCCTAACCCTGGTACGCGTCGACACGCTGGATGATGCCCTGACCGCGCTCGCGGACCTCCGAGCAGACCGGGAGCCGGTCGCCTGTTAG
- a CDS encoding UPF0182 family protein, translating into MVVREGRPLPGLSRRAKATIGVVTGVIVLFMLLGTIVDLWTDILWYREVEFTQVFTGVLFARAGLFAAFGVGMALIVALNLWLAFRLRPLLRPHSPEQASLERYRMLLTPRIGLWIALVGGVVGLFAGLTAQGRWPDWMLFRHGGEFNWSDPQLGVNAGFYVFQYPFIRFLLGVGFAVVVLSLIGALAMYYLYGAVRLQGVGDRITTAARAHLSILVASFIGLKAVAYWLDRRSLMLEYNEPIGLYGAGSSGVNAMLGAKEMLMWIAIIVAVAVLVFANAVFRNLTYPGASLALLVLAAVVIGGIYPWGVQTFDVNPTLRDKEEPYIERSIEATRYAFGLDNTEMTPYPGTNETPPEEMADDETLRSAIRLLDPEILPQTYTQLQQVRGFYGFGEKLDVVRYNDADGEGVTDYVVGLRQISDDGLTDQQRQWQNRHSYYSHGYGMVAAPAAEIVCNGRPFFVSGFLGTADEEAAEQVIDGDRCRRFSDLPELSADQPRVYYGDEMNDYVVVGGRDEFDRPTATGDDTYVYTGDGGVDVGSFGRKLLYAIHFRETNFILSEVVNPESRVLYDREPRTRVEKVAPFLTVDGDPYPVVVDGRIVWIVDAYTTAETFPYSQRINLQQETTDAQVGEGTVAQLAQEDVSYMRNAVKATVDAYDGTVTLYEFDEEDPVLDAWNSAFGGDLVVPKAETPPELMEHFRYPQDMFKVQRNLLQRFYVENPGEFFAGTDFWEVPNTPANPDSPFVQPPYYLLTQFPGQDEPTFQLTSAVSPVDRLNLAAVISGAYNDGELQLEAWQLPDDTRIPGPVQVHQDMTNAAHIRERITLLEGSARVTYGNLLSLPYEDGMLYIEPVYVQTTAAEAFPLMQLVLMSYGEYVTLSSSVEEGLEDLVEQGRGQAPTLPDDEDLPLPEDEAPPEQQAPPTDPPAQEPPPDDAQPPADLEEAQARMEAAEEELVDAYQSGDLNRLATALEEWSEARDELQQAEGQAGED; encoded by the coding sequence TTGGTCGTACGGGAGGGTCGCCCGCTGCCCGGTCTCAGCCGGCGCGCGAAGGCGACTATCGGCGTGGTCACCGGCGTGATCGTGTTGTTCATGCTGCTCGGCACCATCGTTGATCTGTGGACGGACATCCTCTGGTATCGAGAGGTCGAGTTCACCCAGGTCTTCACCGGCGTGCTGTTCGCCCGGGCCGGGTTGTTCGCGGCCTTCGGTGTCGGCATGGCGCTGATCGTGGCGCTCAATCTATGGCTCGCCTTCCGGCTCCGGCCGCTACTGCGGCCACACTCGCCGGAGCAGGCTTCGCTCGAGCGGTACCGGATGCTGCTCACCCCCCGGATCGGGCTCTGGATCGCCCTGGTCGGTGGCGTGGTGGGGCTGTTCGCCGGACTCACCGCGCAGGGCCGCTGGCCGGACTGGATGCTGTTCCGGCACGGCGGCGAGTTCAACTGGAGCGACCCGCAGCTCGGCGTGAATGCCGGCTTCTACGTCTTCCAATACCCCTTCATCCGGTTCCTGCTGGGGGTCGGCTTCGCCGTGGTGGTGCTGTCGCTGATCGGCGCCCTGGCGATGTATTACCTGTACGGCGCGGTGCGGCTGCAGGGCGTCGGTGACCGGATCACCACCGCCGCGCGCGCTCACCTGTCGATCCTGGTCGCGTCGTTCATCGGGCTGAAGGCGGTCGCCTACTGGCTGGACCGGCGCAGCCTGATGCTGGAGTACAACGAACCCATCGGGTTGTACGGCGCCGGGTCATCCGGCGTCAACGCGATGCTCGGCGCCAAAGAGATGCTGATGTGGATCGCCATCATCGTGGCGGTCGCGGTGCTGGTCTTCGCCAACGCGGTCTTCCGCAACCTCACCTACCCGGGCGCGTCGCTGGCGCTGCTGGTGCTGGCCGCGGTCGTGATCGGCGGCATCTACCCGTGGGGGGTGCAGACCTTCGACGTCAACCCCACCCTCCGGGACAAAGAAGAGCCGTACATCGAGCGCAGCATCGAGGCCACCCGGTACGCCTTCGGTCTCGACAACACCGAGATGACCCCGTATCCGGGCACCAACGAGACCCCGCCCGAGGAGATGGCCGACGACGAGACGTTGCGCTCCGCCATCCGGCTGCTCGACCCGGAGATCCTTCCGCAGACCTACACCCAGCTGCAGCAGGTGCGTGGGTTCTACGGCTTCGGCGAGAAGCTGGACGTGGTCCGCTACAACGACGCCGACGGCGAAGGGGTGACCGACTATGTGGTCGGGCTCCGGCAGATCTCCGATGACGGGCTCACCGACCAGCAGCGGCAGTGGCAGAACCGGCACAGCTACTACAGCCACGGGTACGGCATGGTGGCCGCACCGGCCGCCGAGATCGTCTGTAACGGTCGTCCGTTCTTCGTCTCCGGCTTCCTCGGCACGGCCGATGAGGAGGCCGCCGAGCAGGTGATCGACGGTGATCGGTGCCGCCGCTTCTCCGACCTGCCGGAGCTGAGCGCGGACCAGCCGCGGGTCTACTACGGCGACGAGATGAACGACTACGTCGTGGTCGGTGGCCGGGACGAGTTCGACCGCCCCACCGCCACCGGCGACGACACGTACGTTTACACCGGCGACGGCGGTGTCGACGTCGGCAGCTTCGGTCGCAAGCTGCTCTACGCGATCCACTTCCGGGAGACCAACTTCATCCTCTCCGAAGTGGTCAACCCCGAGTCCCGGGTGCTTTACGACCGGGAGCCGCGGACCCGGGTGGAGAAGGTCGCACCGTTCCTCACCGTCGACGGCGACCCGTACCCGGTGGTGGTCGACGGCCGGATCGTGTGGATCGTCGACGCCTACACCACCGCCGAGACCTTCCCCTACTCGCAGCGGATCAACCTCCAGCAGGAGACGACCGACGCGCAGGTCGGGGAGGGCACCGTGGCGCAGCTGGCGCAGGAGGACGTCAGCTACATGCGCAACGCGGTGAAGGCGACCGTCGACGCCTACGACGGCACCGTCACCCTGTACGAGTTCGACGAAGAGGACCCGGTGCTCGACGCCTGGAACTCGGCGTTCGGCGGCGACCTGGTGGTGCCGAAGGCGGAGACTCCGCCGGAGCTGATGGAGCACTTCCGGTACCCGCAGGACATGTTCAAGGTGCAGCGGAACCTGTTGCAGCGGTTCTACGTCGAGAACCCGGGTGAGTTCTTCGCCGGCACCGACTTCTGGGAGGTGCCGAACACTCCGGCCAACCCGGACTCGCCGTTCGTGCAGCCGCCGTACTACCTGCTCACCCAGTTCCCGGGGCAGGACGAACCGACCTTCCAGCTCACCTCGGCGGTGAGCCCGGTCGACCGGCTCAACCTGGCGGCGGTGATCTCGGGCGCCTACAACGACGGCGAGTTGCAGCTGGAGGCGTGGCAGCTGCCGGACGACACCCGGATCCCCGGGCCGGTGCAGGTCCACCAGGACATGACCAACGCGGCCCACATCCGAGAACGGATCACGCTGTTGGAGGGCTCCGCCCGGGTTACCTACGGCAACCTGCTGTCGTTGCCGTACGAGGACGGCATGCTCTACATCGAGCCGGTCTACGTGCAGACCACCGCGGCCGAGGCGTTCCCGCTGATGCAGCTGGTGCTGATGAGCTACGGCGAGTACGTCACGCTCTCCTCCTCGGTCGAGGAGGGGCTGGAGGATCTGGTCGAGCAGGGTCGGGGCCAGGCGCCGACGCTGCCGGACGACGAGGATCTGCCGTTGCCGGAGGATGAGGCGCCACCGGAGCAGCAGGCCCCGCCGACCGATCCGCCGGCCCAGGAGCCGCCGCCGGACGACGCTCAGCCGCCGGCCGACCTGGAGGAGGCGCAGGCCCGGATGGAGGCCGCCGAAGAGGAGCTGGTCGACGCGTACCAGTCCGGCGACCTCAACCGGCTCGCCACCGCCTTGGAGGAGTGGTCGGAGGCTCGCGATGAGCTGCAGCAGGCCGAGGGGCAGGCCGGCGAGGATTAG
- a CDS encoding carbohydrate ABC transporter permease, with protein MLVSGRRPRRTLHLHLLLWVTCAVLCAPVLYAMLAATQNNAQLVNFQLWPGDSLARNFEIVWHNRSLGQFMLNSTVMSLTIALGKTVTALLAGLAFVYFRFPGRWLLFFFVLVTLMMPTEISILALFRIVSGLGWADSLAGLTVPFLASATGAFLFRQHFASLPANLAEAAQLDGASPLQFLWRVLVPLSWNVIGALTVIQFLYGWNMYLWPLLLVSDQRDQVVQVGLATLQQAGQGQLYGPMMLGALIASIPPIVVFLVLQRSLMSGLSLPRDK; from the coding sequence ATGCTCGTCTCTGGTCGGCGGCCGCGCCGCACGCTGCATCTCCACCTACTCCTGTGGGTAACCTGCGCGGTGCTCTGCGCGCCGGTGCTCTACGCGATGCTGGCGGCGACCCAGAACAACGCCCAGCTGGTCAATTTCCAGCTCTGGCCAGGTGATTCGCTGGCCCGGAACTTTGAGATCGTCTGGCACAACCGGAGCCTGGGCCAGTTCATGCTGAACTCCACAGTGATGTCGTTGACGATCGCCCTCGGAAAGACCGTCACCGCCCTGCTGGCGGGCCTGGCGTTCGTCTACTTCCGGTTCCCCGGGCGGTGGCTGCTGTTCTTCTTCGTCCTCGTCACGTTGATGATGCCGACGGAGATCTCGATCCTGGCGCTGTTTCGGATCGTCTCCGGGCTGGGGTGGGCAGACTCGCTCGCTGGGTTGACCGTGCCCTTCCTCGCCTCGGCGACCGGAGCGTTCCTGTTCCGGCAACACTTCGCCAGCCTGCCGGCGAACCTGGCCGAGGCAGCGCAGCTCGACGGGGCCAGCCCGCTGCAGTTCCTGTGGCGCGTGCTGGTCCCGCTCTCCTGGAACGTCATCGGCGCGTTGACGGTGATCCAGTTCCTGTACGGCTGGAACATGTACCTGTGGCCGCTACTACTCGTCTCGGACCAACGTGACCAGGTGGTTCAGGTTGGTTTGGCGACGTTGCAGCAGGCCGGACAGGGTCAGCTCTACGGCCCGATGATGCTCGGGGCGCTGATCGCCTCGATCCCGCCGATCGTGGTCTTCCTGGTGCTCCAGCGATCACTCATGAGCGGGCTCTCGCTTCCCCGGGACAAGTAG